A stretch of Microbulbifer bruguierae DNA encodes these proteins:
- a CDS encoding ribonucleoside-diphosphate reductase subunit alpha, with protein sequence MHTETGRSQPVPNGTTKDSVSDQASSNTTLAATAPGQVRVIKRNGTVVPYDDGKISVAVTKAFLAVEGGTAAASSRIHERVADLVSHISATFKRRMPSGGTIHIEEIQDQVELELMRAGEHKIARDYVLYREEHARLRKEKEQQKAAAQQPADAHPSIRVKLEDGSLIPLDMERLRTIVSEACEGLTDVDGELILSEALKNLYDGVSETDINTALVITARTLVEQEPNYTYATAFLLLDKLRAEALRFLDVAESATQQEMKTLYKPALAAYVKRGIELELLDPALASFDLEKLGEAIKPECDHQFTYLGLQTLYDRYFLHSDEVRFELPQLFFMRVSMGLAINEENPNERAIEFYNLLSSFDYMSSTPTLFNAGTLRPQLSSCYLTTVPDDLHGIYGAIQDNAMLSKWAGGLGNDWTPVRSLGSYIKGTNGKSQGVVPFLKVANDTAVAVNQGGKRKGAVCAYLETWHLDIEEFLELRKNTGDDRRRTHDMNTANWVPDLFMKRVFEDKEWTLFSPADTPDLHDLFGNKFEERYTHYEKMAAEGKLRLHKKVRALDLWRKMLGMLFETGHPWITFKDACNLRSPQQHAGVVHSSNLCTEITLNTKANDEIAVCNLGSVNLSQHIGEDGKLDMGKLESTVKTAVRMLDNVIDINYYSVETARQSNMRHRPVGLGLMGFQDALYKAGISYSSDEAVQFADTTMEAISYYAISTSSDLAAERGSYGSYEGSLWSQGILPIDSIEILAKNRGEQFIDQDTSSTLEWDLVREKVASQGMRNSNVMAIAPTATIANITGVSQSIEPTYQNLYVKSNLSGEFTVVNPYLVHDLKARGLWDKVMVNDLKYYEGSVQKIDRIPADLKAKYATAFEVEPRWIVDAASRRQKWIDQAQSLNLYIAGADGKKLDLTYRMAWFRGLKTTYYLRALAATSTEKSTVTTGTLNAVSAGGSAPVAAAPQAEPAPAAVPKACSLDDPDCEACQ encoded by the coding sequence ATGCACACAGAGACAGGGCGTTCTCAGCCTGTGCCAAATGGCACCACCAAGGATTCGGTTAGCGACCAGGCCAGCAGCAACACCACCCTCGCTGCGACAGCCCCTGGCCAAGTCCGTGTGATCAAGCGTAACGGTACCGTCGTCCCCTATGACGACGGCAAAATCTCCGTGGCCGTAACCAAAGCTTTCCTCGCCGTTGAAGGTGGCACCGCGGCCGCCTCCAGCCGCATCCACGAGCGCGTGGCGGATCTGGTGTCCCACATCAGCGCTACCTTCAAGCGCCGTATGCCTTCCGGTGGCACCATCCACATCGAAGAGATTCAGGACCAGGTAGAACTGGAACTGATGCGCGCCGGCGAGCACAAGATTGCCCGCGACTACGTACTCTACCGCGAAGAGCACGCGCGCCTGCGTAAAGAAAAAGAACAGCAGAAAGCCGCTGCCCAACAGCCCGCCGATGCCCACCCGAGCATCCGTGTAAAACTGGAAGACGGCAGCCTGATCCCGCTGGACATGGAGCGCCTGCGCACCATCGTCAGCGAAGCCTGTGAAGGCCTCACCGACGTGGACGGCGAACTGATCCTGTCCGAAGCGCTGAAGAACCTGTACGACGGCGTTTCCGAAACCGACATCAATACCGCACTGGTGATCACCGCGCGTACCCTGGTTGAGCAGGAGCCCAACTACACCTACGCCACCGCCTTCCTGCTGCTGGACAAACTGCGCGCCGAAGCCCTGCGCTTCCTGGACGTGGCTGAGTCCGCCACCCAGCAGGAAATGAAAACCCTGTACAAGCCGGCACTGGCCGCTTACGTCAAGCGCGGTATCGAGCTGGAACTGCTCGACCCGGCACTGGCCAGCTTCGACCTGGAAAAACTGGGCGAGGCAATCAAGCCCGAGTGCGATCACCAGTTCACCTACCTCGGCCTGCAGACCCTGTACGACCGCTACTTCCTGCATTCCGACGAAGTGCGTTTCGAACTGCCGCAGCTGTTCTTCATGCGTGTGTCCATGGGCCTCGCCATTAATGAAGAGAACCCCAACGAGCGCGCGATCGAGTTCTACAACCTGTTGAGCTCCTTCGACTACATGAGCTCCACCCCGACCCTGTTCAATGCCGGTACCCTGCGTCCGCAGCTGTCTTCCTGCTACCTGACTACCGTTCCAGACGACCTGCACGGCATCTACGGCGCCATCCAGGACAACGCCATGCTGTCCAAGTGGGCCGGCGGCCTGGGCAACGACTGGACGCCCGTACGCAGCCTGGGTTCCTACATCAAGGGCACCAACGGCAAATCCCAGGGTGTGGTTCCTTTCCTGAAAGTGGCCAACGACACCGCGGTAGCGGTGAACCAGGGCGGCAAGCGCAAGGGCGCCGTGTGTGCCTATCTGGAAACCTGGCACCTGGACATCGAGGAATTCCTCGAACTGCGCAAAAACACCGGTGACGACCGTCGCCGTACCCACGACATGAACACCGCCAACTGGGTACCGGACCTGTTCATGAAGCGTGTGTTCGAAGACAAGGAGTGGACCCTCTTCTCGCCGGCGGACACCCCCGACCTGCACGACCTGTTCGGCAACAAGTTTGAAGAGCGTTACACCCACTACGAGAAAATGGCCGCCGAAGGCAAGCTGCGCCTGCACAAGAAAGTGCGCGCGCTCGACCTGTGGCGCAAGATGCTGGGCATGCTGTTTGAAACCGGCCACCCCTGGATCACCTTCAAGGACGCCTGTAACCTGCGCAGCCCGCAGCAGCACGCCGGTGTGGTTCACAGCTCCAACCTGTGCACCGAGATCACCCTGAACACCAAGGCGAACGACGAAATCGCGGTATGTAACCTGGGCTCCGTAAACCTGTCCCAGCACATCGGCGAAGACGGCAAGCTCGACATGGGCAAGCTGGAAAGCACCGTGAAGACCGCCGTGCGCATGCTCGATAACGTCATCGACATCAACTACTACTCCGTGGAAACCGCGCGTCAGTCCAACATGCGCCACCGTCCGGTGGGCCTGGGCCTGATGGGCTTCCAGGACGCGCTGTACAAGGCCGGCATCTCCTACTCCAGCGATGAAGCCGTGCAGTTCGCCGACACCACCATGGAAGCGATCAGCTACTACGCCATCTCCACCTCCAGCGACCTGGCGGCAGAGCGCGGCAGCTACGGCAGCTACGAAGGTTCCCTGTGGAGCCAGGGCATCCTGCCGATCGACTCCATCGAAATCCTGGCCAAGAACCGCGGTGAGCAGTTCATCGACCAGGACACCAGCAGCACCCTCGAATGGGATCTGGTGCGCGAGAAGGTAGCCAGCCAGGGCATGCGTAACTCCAACGTGATGGCCATCGCCCCGACCGCGACCATCGCCAACATTACCGGCGTATCCCAGTCCATCGAGCCCACGTACCAGAACCTGTACGTGAAATCGAACCTGTCTGGTGAATTCACCGTGGTGAACCCCTACCTGGTACACGACCTGAAAGCCCGCGGCCTGTGGGACAAGGTGATGGTCAATGACCTCAAGTACTACGAGGGTTCCGTGCAGAAGATCGACCGTATCCCGGCCGACCTGAAAGCCAAATACGCCACCGCGTTTGAAGTGGAGCCGCGCTGGATCGTGGACGCCGCCAGCCGCCGCCAGAAGTGGATCGATCAGGCCCAGTCCCTGAACCTCTACATCGCCGGCGCCGACGGCAAGAAGCTGGACCTGACCTACCGCATGGCCTGGTTCCGCGGTCTCAAGACCACCTACTACCTGCGCGCACTGGCTGCTACCTCCACGGAAAAGTCCACCGTGACCACCGGCACCCTGAACGCGGTAAGTGCCGGCGGCAGCGCCCCGGTCGCCGCAGCACCCCAGGCCGAACCCGCCCCGGCTGCAGTGCCCAAAGCCTGCTCCCTGGACGATCCGGACTGCGAAGCCTGCCAGTAA
- a CDS encoding ribonucleotide-diphosphate reductase subunit beta, whose product MLSWDDFETQSKAEPKAKEPQPVPGALQSEQAVTEPGASYQVESASSAPAPTAAQAESSLTAAASSAVEAARAAVADLDPAPGLEELEMGAARIQVDEKRIINCRADLNQLVPFKYDWAWQKYLDGCANHWMPQEVNMNKDVSMWKDPAGLTEDERRIVEYSLGYFSTADSLVANNLVLAIYRHITNPECRQYILRQSFEEAIHTHAYQYCVESLGMDEGEVFNMYREVPSVAKKAAWSLAHTGSISDPNFKTGTVETDQELLRNLIAFYAVTEGIFFYCGFTQILSMGRRNKMTGVAEQFQYILRDESMHLNFGIDVINQIKLENPHLWTEAFKLEVTQMILEGMELEVAYARDTMPRGVLGMNAAMMEEYLHFIANRRLSQLGLKEQFPGAQNPFPWMSEIMDLRKEKNFFETRVIEYQTGGALQW is encoded by the coding sequence ATGCTCAGCTGGGACGATTTCGAGACTCAATCCAAAGCCGAACCCAAGGCCAAAGAACCGCAACCGGTGCCGGGCGCCCTGCAATCCGAGCAGGCAGTCACCGAACCCGGCGCTAGCTACCAGGTAGAGAGCGCCAGCAGTGCCCCGGCACCGACCGCGGCCCAAGCCGAATCCTCGTTAACTGCAGCCGCCTCTTCTGCCGTAGAAGCCGCGCGCGCCGCCGTCGCCGACCTGGACCCGGCCCCGGGCCTCGAAGAACTGGAAATGGGCGCCGCCCGTATCCAGGTAGACGAAAAGCGCATCATCAACTGCCGCGCCGACCTGAACCAGCTGGTACCGTTCAAGTACGACTGGGCCTGGCAGAAATACCTCGACGGCTGTGCCAACCACTGGATGCCGCAGGAAGTGAACATGAACAAAGACGTGTCCATGTGGAAAGACCCCGCCGGTCTGACCGAGGACGAGCGTCGCATCGTGGAATACTCCCTGGGTTACTTCTCCACCGCCGACTCCCTGGTAGCCAACAACCTGGTGCTGGCCATCTACCGCCACATCACCAACCCGGAATGCCGCCAGTACATCCTGCGTCAGTCGTTTGAAGAAGCCATCCACACCCACGCCTACCAGTACTGTGTAGAGTCCCTGGGCATGGACGAAGGCGAAGTCTTCAACATGTACCGCGAAGTACCCAGCGTCGCCAAGAAAGCTGCGTGGAGCCTCGCGCACACCGGCTCCATCAGCGACCCCAACTTCAAGACCGGCACCGTAGAAACCGACCAGGAACTGCTGCGCAACCTGATCGCCTTCTACGCCGTTACCGAAGGTATCTTCTTCTACTGTGGCTTCACCCAGATCCTGTCCATGGGCCGCCGCAACAAGATGACCGGCGTTGCCGAGCAGTTCCAGTACATCCTGCGCGACGAGTCCATGCACCTGAACTTCGGCATCGACGTGATCAATCAGATCAAACTGGAAAACCCGCACCTGTGGACCGAAGCGTTCAAGCTGGAAGTAACCCAGATGATCCTGGAAGGTATGGAACTGGAAGTGGCCTACGCCCGCGACACCATGCCCCGCGGCGTACTCGGCATGAACGCAGCGATGATGGAGGAATACCTCCACTTCATCGCCAACCGTCGCCTGAGCCAGCTGGGCCTGAAAGAACAGTTCCCGGGCGCCCAGAACCCCTTCCCCTGGATGTCCGAGATCATGGACCTGCGCAAGGAGAAGAACTTCTTCGAAACACGGGTTATCGAATACCAGACCGGCGGTGCACTACAGTGGTAA